The genomic DNA ACTAACATTGCCGAAGGACACTTTTACTGGAACTGTACAATAAGCAGATACATTTCCTTAACACATCTCACTTCCTTCTCCATCCCTCCCCTGCTCGTCTGTACAGTCTTATCTTGACTATAACATTAGAGGCCTATTTACATTGCTTCagcaatatacaaatataagcAACAATTACTATGGCTGTGTATGGCAGTGAATCAACAAATATATGGACTaatgcttatttattattttattattgtattttaaatattcagtATGGCCACCAAATAATTTGACCAGTCAACTTCAGCTCTTGATTCCACCAAACTCTAGTACATTAGATGTAATGAGAATGacatatactatagtatacgaAGCATACCATTCAGAAAGTACACAgcaaaaaagaaatacagcaaTAAATTATAGGTCAGTGGTAGCCATGTTTgttaatcaatcaataatcattTTTATCCATTTATCTACAGCACCTTCATTTTAAGAAACAAGCCAACAGTTCATAGATCATCTTTTGCTTTAATCAGCTAAGAGGTGTTAGGAATAAGATTTGATAATTAAATATGTCCACCAAACAGATACAAGTGTAAAAAAAAtgatactgaatataatatacatGCCTATATATCTATGATAAGCAGTTTTTGAGAATTCCTAAACATATCTGATCAATCAGCCTCATTCTGTCAATACTCTTATTTGAAATAGTTTATTACTGTGttctactgtatttatttaaaatggagTACTAATTTTGTAGAAAGACAactaagaaaaatatacatattgacctgtaataaaaataaaatgtaaataaaatgagTTCATAACTAGACTATCAAATATTAGAAAATATGAAGATCTTAAGTAGAAGCTAAAAGTAAAGAAAACTAAAAGTCCCAGCTCAGTaagattttcaaataaaattataacCAATTAGcagtttattaaaactttaaaacagTCACTAGCAGAGCTAGGAGGCGCTATATCAATTGACATATCCTGTCACTCATTGTCTCTGTCCTGCCAGTTAAATTATGCATTtacaatgaaaaatataaaatgaatggGAGGCAGGcttaaattattgttattagaaatattattatgcgtagtagtaataatatgtatttattttaatacatttatttatttatttatttatttattcattcattcattcattcattcattcattcattcattcatttatttgaatCATGCTTGGAAAAAGCCTTCAGCAAATAAattggtgtttgtttttattacattcactGAAGTTCAGCCAAACACTCTGAAGGTACATTATTCATTACTTAGGCTAAACCAAGATTAAAGATTAGCCGATAACGAGACAGCCATATGGTCATTGTTACTGGCTGTGTAAAAATAATCCAACCACTACTGCAGGATTTCTATCTAATCCACAGCCATTTTAATTCACAATTTTATACAAGCGAATTGGTCTTTAATTTTTTACTTAAAGCTGGTTTTGTAAAATTGGGACTGCTTTTAtctgatattttatttgaaaattaaTTCGATTGTTATAGTTACAACAGGATTTTCATACGTATTATTCAACTTCTTTTGTTCTTCTAACATTACATGTTCAGTGGAtatttatgtgtatataatTTCCATCATGGCGACACGTCTGAAACGTGTTATTTCGTGAGGGTTAATACCTGAATACATAAACTTAAGCGTCAGAGATACACGAGTGCGTTATTATTCTTCGCATACCACTCAGAAACATAcactcttctttttcttttctgttctaCAGTCTGCCCATCTTTTCAGAGCCGGTGGACCACTCCTTGCGGACAATCTCATTGGCCGCCTCTATCGGAAGGCCTTCAGCACCAATCATCTGCCCGCCGATGAACAACGCTGGCTGAGACAGAGACACGTTTTACAGACCTATATATTTCTCCGGTCATGAGTCAAAGGATATATTCTTTCTTCAGTGGAGGGATGGTTTTCTTAATACCTAGTATACGTATTTTGTAACgggcaaaatacattaaacatggTGACGTTGTTATAAAGCAAGGTTGCACGGGAGTTTCCTTTATCTACAGTGTAGCCGGCATGATGTGTCAATACAGTAAGATACCTATAACGttctcaaacatttttttttccttaacaaTCCTTTaataacatatatttatatattacattttaatccgAGAAACGTTCAATTTAAGCTttagtttcttttttgtatACACCGGGCGGAATTTGTGTCCATTTCCTGATCATGGTTGCAGGCGCTCTGATCCAGGAGCATCCGCGCCGCAGCGCCGCTCCGGAGGAGAGCGACACCGCGTCCTTCCACACGCCGGAGGAGAAGAGCGGGCCGGCCGCCGAGCACAGCCACTACATGAACCTGACCAACGGAGCGGTAGAAGTAACAGTGGTAGATACAAGAGCTTCCGAACAGGAGATCCCTCAGGATGAGGAACAGGCTATGCTTCCTGGGCATCCCAAATCACCCCAAACCAAACTTTACCTGCGGAGGTTTGCCGTTTTGGCAGTATTTTGCCTTTATTCCCTAGTCAATGCCTTCCAGTGGATCCAATACAGCATCATCACTAATATTTTTACCTTCTACTATGATGTGTCAAACGACAAGATTGACTGGCTGTCAATGGTCTATATGGTTGCATACGTGCCTTTAATTTTCCCAGCAACTTGGTTGTTGGATAAAAAAGGACTGAAGATCACTGCGCTACTGGGCGCCGGGTTGAACTGCGTGGGGGCGTGGGTTAAATGCGCCAGCGTGCGCCCCGACCTGTTCGGGGTGACCATGCTGGCGCAGATCATCTGCTCCGTGGCACAGGTGTTCATTCTGGGCCTGCCATCTAGAGTTGCCTCGGTGTGGTTTGGGCCCAGGGAAGTGTCCACTGCTTGCGCCACTGCAGTTTTAGGGAACCAGGTGGGTGTGCGACTGTCTGAAGTATAGATGTGTCCTGTTAGGTTCCGGTGCTTAACACTCGTGTTTCACAGGACCTTCTACAAGCTTGacgatttattttaattatttgacaTATGCTGTTTAGCCCTCGTCATAATCCAGCAGGAAatgtacagttttattttatggaTGCAAAATAAGTAAGTTTTGCATGTACAATATATGTGTAGTAAGGTGTCATCTTGACACATTCTCAATTTACAGTTGCTATGATGCAGCACTATAATGAAGTTATCCTTTTTAGGAAAAACCTTAACATTATATGTTtctgtcagtcatttaaataaatgatgtgtgtgcgtatgtatacatatatatgtgtgtgtgtctaaaaAAGTCTTAATGTTATTGCTTTACATTTGATCTAACATTTGACAATTCATTGTACTAATTTGAATTGCAACATTGGAGCTACATGGTAATTAGTTCTTATTAACACATTCATAGTTTTCAGTCAGAACTAGAAATGTGAAGTTAAatgctctttttatttttctttctttggtgtatAATGTGTCCATTTTTTCCTCAGCTTGGCGTAGCTATTGGATTTTTGTTACCACCAGTCTTGGTTCCCAACACAGTGGGGGATAAAGAACAAATGGGCTACAATATCAGCATTATGTTTTATGGGACAGCGGTGATTTCTACCCTGCTGTTCTTATTAACAGTTATTGGTAAGTATTACAGATTTAGGTTTCTAAGACATGCAAGCAGCAGTGCAAAGAAAGGAGCTGTCAAAAATATATTCACACAGTTTTGAAAGCCTGTGATACCAGTTGTGGACAAGACCACCAAAATCAAATTAGTTTCCTACAGCATATTGGCAGCCTTTAAAGAGGTGCGAGATCCTTGTGTTACTGCTGAGGCTAGTGCAGACCTCCTACGACACATTtgaccagtggttttcaaaccgttcctggagtacccccttgccctgctggttttcaactggggtcttaattgcttaatttaatccttaattggcctaacaaagcaatataccattaaattaattaattaagacctaggttggaacaaaaaccagcagggcagggggaaatccaggaccagtttgaaaacccctcCATTTGACTATCAAAGCAGACAGTCTGCATGTCATGCAAACAGCCCTTCCTGCTCCCTGTTTGTATACATTTCCATGAACGGACTGAATCTTCTTCTTTGCCATTTAATCTTGGTCCTCAACTGACGTGAGAAAAGAGTAAGCTCTCCTAGTATTCTAGGATTGAGCGTAGCTGTTTTTTCGCTCCCTCAGGGTAGCCTTGAGTGCTTGAACTTGGCTCTGCTGGTTGCAGTGTGATAATATCAGCCTCAGCACTCTCTTCAGAGGTCAGAGCAGCATGGTGTATGTACACTCTGTACACCCAATGCATGGTGCAATAGAGTGTTCAGCAGAGTGCTCCATGGTGTGCCATACACGCCCGTGGTCCACAGCGCCAGGAAGCACAAGAACAGCCTTCATTCAGTGCTGCAAAAGGCCTTGGTTATTGTGTGCTGTTCAGTGTAAAGCTTACAGCGGTGAGACCTCCACAAATGGTTTGGTGTGGCTAGTGGGATAAGTGTCCACACCAGCCGGTGCTGACTGCtgcacacacaaaaagtaaaaaagaagaaagtaaAGTTTCTTAACAAACAAGCTTCTTGCTGGTGCCCCCAGGAGATGACCCGGGTAGGGCGTTGGTTGCTTTCCCGGCTCTGAGTATCTAGATACTAGTCTCCTCCTAGCAACTCATCAGTGGCTTTGGGAGTCTGCCTGTCGTTCAGCCCTTTGTCTTCACTTATCCCACCCAGAGACAGGCGTCCCTGGGATCGCCACCATGCATGAGCACGGGCAGGCACCCCCAAACCTGAGAGCTCTCAAATTGCCCCACTCACACTCAGCACTGCTGGGTGGTCAGTTGGCTACTGCCTACAATTCCAAATCCGGCCCCCTCCCTTTTGGGGTGAGGCGTGGATGCAAGAGAAGGACCCACTGCAGGGTGAGGTACTTTGCTTCTGAATATAGTGGTGATCCACAGGTTCACCACAAAAGATTTGATGTATGACAGAAAAATTGTAACTTTAAGTTTTCATTGAAGTACACTTTAATCTTTCCTAAATATAAAGTGTTTATCTAGGCTCTGGACTGACTTTTGAGAAGAATGCAGGATTGTCTGGATCTCTCTAGTTTTTCTCCCAATGGGATTTGCAAATGCTTTGAACCAATATTACAATATTCTAACAATAGTATTCTCTGAAATGTAAGTTTTATTTAACATCAtacaatttttttattgtgattatgACTACAAAAGACAATCATTAGTGTCCTTTCTCAGTGTTATACATACTTGTTATCAAATATATTGGGGCACCTGCTCAATCCAACTGTAATTCTCTGAAATTCTCTCAACCTAAACACATTCAAATGCTGTGGGATGAATTTGACAGGAGAGTGAACAAGAAAAGTGTAGCCAGCATAAATATACTATGGGAAATAATTGGCACTGAGCAAAATGTTGATGTACTGCATATGTTGTGTGACAGAATGTCATAGAGCATGTGAGCTTCAATTGCTGAAAAGGTAGGTCATTTTCATGTGAAATGTCAGCAAAATGTCACTTCTGTTCCAGTTGCTTTTGCAATAAGGAATGTATTGTTTCATAGTCTTGCtttatttgttgtgtttatCAGTTGGTTGAATAATGTGGACTACATATTTAATGAtatgtttattttcttgtttgacAGTGATTAAAGATAAGCCTCCACTTCCACCAAGCCAGGCCCAAGCTACTCTTCCTGACTGCCCTCCTGAAGAATACTCCTACAAGCGGTCTATAGTCAACCTTTTCAGTAGCTGTCCTTTTCTGCTTCTACTCATAAGCTATGGTGagtcaaccctggtcctgacgAGTCCCAGAGAAGCAGGTCCTATAGGTTACCCttaatcattttaataagaTTTACAAACATTTAATTCTGATCACTTAAGCTGGTGTTCTGGTACAAAAtaatttggaacaaaaacccAAATAGCCTTCAATGCCTGCTCTCATTCTCTACTGGTATTCCCCTGTTCACCACTGCCTGTGATTTgccattaaacagttaacacTATCGAACATTTGAAGCATTATGTCCATACAATTTAAATTGTAGTATAAAATAGTGTTTGGttggtttgtgtattttatttttgtggctAGATATTTTATCTTTTGTACGGTAAACATATGCTGAATACTAGAATGTTTAATAACGCGTTTACCATTGAAAAAAACAGTCACTGGATTAACATTAACACTGTTCTTGCTTTGCATAACCTGTTTTAGGTATAATGACAGGCTCTTTTTATTCAGTATCAACGTTACTGAATCAGATGATCATAGCACACTATGAGGTATGTAGAAGGCTActtaaaaaattacattttacagtcTTGTGTTCAGACATGCTTTTGGAGCAGTCAGTTAACAAAAGCTCCTCATATATCATCTAATCCTTTTTCTTGGGTGTCTATTTTTTGCTTTGCTATATCTCACTGACCTACTGAAATTAAATATCTGCATGTTATTCATATTACCTTGTTTTGGGAAGTGTTTTGGTCACATGGCAGCTACTTGAGAATGTATTAAGATTTGTATAGAAAATGTGCCCTGAAGGCAGCTGAACAGATACACACTATGTATTCCCTTCAGTGTAGTTCAAACAGAAATAACTTAATGTCATGGGA from Amia ocellicauda isolate fAmiCal2 chromosome 1, fAmiCal2.hap1, whole genome shotgun sequence includes the following:
- the flvcr1 gene encoding choline/ethanolamine transporter FLVCR1; its protein translation is MMCQYSALIQEHPRRSAAPEESDTASFHTPEEKSGPAAEHSHYMNLTNGAVEVTVVDTRASEQEIPQDEEQAMLPGHPKSPQTKLYLRRFAVLAVFCLYSLVNAFQWIQYSIITNIFTFYYDVSNDKIDWLSMVYMVAYVPLIFPATWLLDKKGLKITALLGAGLNCVGAWVKCASVRPDLFGVTMLAQIICSVAQVFILGLPSRVASVWFGPREVSTACATAVLGNQLGVAIGFLLPPVLVPNTVGDKEQMGYNISIMFYGTAVISTLLFLLTVIVIKDKPPLPPSQAQATLPDCPPEEYSYKRSIVNLFSSCPFLLLLISYGIMTGSFYSVSTLLNQMIIAHYEGEEVNAGRIGLTLVLAGMVGSIICGLWLDYTKTYKQTTLLVYILSFVGMLVFTFTLNLDKLIVVFFTAGVLGFFMTGYLPLGFEFGVEITYPESEGTSSGILNAFAQIFGIIFTLIQGKLTTVYNPLIGNIFLCAWILIGMILTAFIKSELKRNNVNMGITNKALQAVPTESPTDQPANGIIANSSPGTPDETSM